Proteins encoded by one window of Nisaea sediminum:
- a CDS encoding SDR family oxidoreductase — MTKPLNDRVVLITGASRGIGRQIALTAAEQGAAVVIAAKSDTAHAKLPGTIHSVAEEVRQRGGKALPLRLDVRDDQSIDAMMRAVDNEFGRLDALVNNAGAIRLEGAADLEMKRFDLIHMINTRAVLACTKAALPLLERSDTPHVLSLAPPLNLSPDWLGRYAPYTVTKYGMTLLSLGMAEEFRGRRIAVNTLWPRTTIATAAVEFEVGADYLARSRTPQIVADAACRILSTPPTELTGQSLVDETYLRSCGVTEFDIYRHDPAGGDLALDLFIDA; from the coding sequence ATGACGAAACCGCTGAACGACAGGGTCGTGCTGATTACGGGCGCAAGCCGGGGGATCGGGCGTCAAATCGCGCTGACGGCGGCGGAACAAGGCGCGGCCGTGGTCATCGCCGCGAAGTCGGACACCGCTCACGCCAAGCTGCCCGGCACGATCCACAGTGTGGCGGAAGAGGTTCGTCAGCGCGGGGGCAAGGCGCTTCCCCTACGGCTGGACGTGCGTGACGATCAGTCCATCGATGCCATGATGCGCGCGGTGGATAACGAATTCGGCCGGTTGGACGCGCTCGTTAACAACGCTGGGGCTATCCGGTTAGAAGGCGCGGCCGACCTCGAGATGAAGCGCTTCGATCTGATCCACATGATCAATACCCGGGCGGTTCTCGCCTGCACCAAGGCGGCGCTTCCCCTGCTCGAGAGATCGGACACCCCCCATGTCCTGAGCCTGGCCCCGCCGCTGAATCTGTCTCCCGACTGGCTAGGTCGCTATGCCCCGTATACCGTGACAAAATACGGCATGACGCTGCTGTCGCTCGGCATGGCCGAGGAGTTCAGGGGGCGCCGGATCGCCGTCAACACCTTGTGGCCGCGCACCACAATTGCGACCGCCGCCGTGGAATTCGAAGTCGGCGCCGACTACCTTGCCCGCTCGCGCACCCCGCAGATCGTCGCGGACGCCGCCTGCCGGATCCTCTCCACGCCCCCCACCGAGTTGACGGGTCAAAGCCTTGTGGACGAAACCTATCTCAGGTCCTGCGGGGTGACGGAGTTCGACATCTACCGGCACGATCCCGCGGGCGGGGACCTTGCACTGGACCTCTTCATCGATGCCTGA
- a CDS encoding NAD-dependent epimerase/dehydratase family protein produces the protein MKQVLVLGAGGFIGSHLVKRLKTEGCLVRGVDLKYPRYSETAADEFVIADLRETANVRAAMDRPFDEVYQLAADMGGAGFVFTGSHDADIMHNSAMINLNVAETAAKNGIRRIFYSSSACIYPRENQIDRDNPNCREDSAYPADPDSEYGWEKLFSERMFMSFARNYGLECRIARFHNVFGPEGSWNDGREKAPAAICRKVAEVPDGGEIEIWGDGEQTRSFLYIDECLEGVLRLTRSDFAGPVNIGSEQMVSINTLVDMVCAIAGKQVSRKHVTGPIGVRGRNSDNDLIQRELNWAPAEVLEAGLGKTYAWIAAQIEAGKSDVDKHARGPIASRAVTHLS, from the coding sequence ATGAAACAGGTTCTTGTGCTGGGCGCCGGCGGGTTCATCGGCAGCCACCTGGTGAAGCGCCTGAAGACCGAGGGATGCCTCGTCCGCGGAGTCGACCTCAAATATCCGCGCTATTCCGAAACCGCGGCCGACGAGTTTGTCATCGCTGATCTACGCGAAACCGCGAACGTGCGGGCCGCGATGGACCGCCCGTTCGACGAGGTCTATCAGCTCGCTGCCGATATGGGCGGAGCCGGATTCGTCTTCACCGGCAGCCACGACGCCGACATCATGCACAATTCCGCGATGATCAATCTCAATGTCGCCGAGACGGCTGCGAAGAACGGGATCCGGCGAATCTTCTATTCGTCCTCCGCCTGTATCTATCCGCGAGAGAACCAGATTGACCGGGACAATCCGAACTGCCGCGAGGACAGCGCATATCCGGCCGATCCGGACAGCGAGTACGGCTGGGAGAAGCTGTTCAGTGAACGGATGTTCATGTCCTTCGCGCGCAACTATGGCCTCGAATGCCGCATAGCCCGGTTCCACAACGTGTTCGGCCCGGAAGGCTCATGGAACGATGGGCGGGAGAAGGCGCCGGCCGCGATCTGCCGCAAGGTCGCCGAGGTGCCGGATGGCGGCGAGATCGAGATCTGGGGCGATGGCGAGCAGACCCGCTCGTTCCTTTATATCGACGAATGCCTGGAGGGCGTGTTGCGCCTGACCCGCTCCGATTTCGCTGGCCCTGTGAATATCGGCTCGGAGCAGATGGTCAGCATCAACACGCTCGTCGACATGGTGTGCGCGATCGCCGGCAAACAGGTGAGCCGGAAACATGTCACCGGTCCAATCGGTGTGCGGGGCCGCAACTCGGACAATGATCTGATCCAGCGGGAGCTGAACTGGGCGCCGGCAGAGGTTCTCGAAGCCGGGCTCGGGAAGACCTACGCATGGATCGCCGCGCAGATCGAAGCGGGAAAGAGCGACGTGGACAAGCATGCCCGTGGGCCGATCGCTTCGAGGGCTGTCACGCATTTATCATAA
- a CDS encoding TRAP transporter permease codes for MNDDVVNDRVTRALEDEIVSETLTFSGVARWYIGIASTVAILLAIKQLFNLRIGGAAMLEGTYLYLLAGIFLSVTFLAFRITGRRSADVPWYDWLLVVPTLLIGGYFAYTSDQSLRNGWEYAAPETAKWMSIALYLLILEGTRRAGGLILFAVVLIFSLYPTFASSVPDPLSGFTQPFTDVVPYFMISPEASFGIPMQAFGTLVIGFILFGAVLQFTGGGRFFNDLAMALVGQYRGGAGKVSIFASGFMGSMSGSVISNVLTTGAVSIPAMKSSGFSARIAAAIEACASTGGVLMPPIMGATAFVMSSWLGRPYVEIMLAAAIPSALFYFGLFVQIDAYSARRGLSGLSRAELPKIRDTLRQGWPYILVFALLIVLMTAYRWETTAPFYSVALLLVFNQFSRRDRFTWRDFVDMIVSVGRTLSEIVSILLGIGMIVGAFQATGLTGPLANELVHAAGNSTAMLLLMGALTSFIFGMGMTVTACYIFLAVVLAPALVQAGLNELAVHLFILYWGMVSFITPPVALGAFSAATLAGANPMAAAWQATQLGVVIYVIPFFFVLNPALIGQAPMPEVVTSVLSAFLGVWLLAAGMQGYLAFVGSLGRGTVSIAMRTLLSLSGLLVAAPFGGLMNLGPVEMSLAGAALALIPATFAWRRRHLVEPGKRTAA; via the coding sequence ATGAACGATGACGTGGTCAACGATCGTGTGACAAGGGCTCTCGAAGACGAGATCGTAAGCGAGACATTGACGTTTTCAGGTGTGGCCCGGTGGTACATCGGGATCGCCTCTACGGTCGCGATCCTGCTTGCGATCAAGCAGCTCTTCAACCTGCGGATCGGCGGTGCCGCGATGCTTGAAGGGACGTATCTCTATCTTCTCGCGGGCATCTTTCTTTCGGTTACCTTCCTCGCGTTCCGGATCACAGGCCGGCGCTCGGCCGATGTCCCCTGGTACGATTGGCTCCTTGTCGTCCCGACGCTGCTCATCGGCGGATATTTCGCCTACACCTCCGATCAGAGCCTTCGGAACGGATGGGAATATGCAGCACCGGAGACCGCGAAATGGATGTCCATCGCGCTCTACCTGCTGATCCTCGAGGGGACGCGCCGGGCGGGCGGGCTAATCCTGTTCGCCGTGGTTCTGATCTTCTCACTCTACCCGACCTTCGCCAGCAGTGTCCCCGATCCGTTGAGCGGCTTCACCCAGCCCTTCACCGACGTGGTGCCGTACTTCATGATTTCCCCGGAGGCGTCCTTCGGCATTCCGATGCAGGCATTCGGGACGCTTGTCATCGGATTCATCCTCTTCGGCGCGGTCCTTCAGTTCACCGGCGGCGGGCGCTTTTTCAACGATCTTGCGATGGCGTTGGTCGGGCAATACCGCGGCGGGGCGGGCAAGGTGTCGATCTTCGCATCGGGTTTCATGGGATCCATGTCCGGATCGGTGATCTCCAACGTGCTCACGACCGGTGCCGTTTCCATCCCGGCGATGAAATCCAGCGGCTTCTCCGCGAGAATCGCCGCCGCGATCGAGGCCTGCGCCTCCACGGGCGGCGTGCTCATGCCGCCGATCATGGGCGCCACCGCTTTCGTGATGTCGTCGTGGCTGGGGCGCCCTTACGTCGAGATCATGCTGGCCGCAGCAATTCCATCCGCACTCTTTTATTTCGGCCTGTTCGTTCAGATCGACGCCTATTCCGCCCGGCGCGGCCTCTCCGGCCTGTCGAGAGCGGAGCTGCCTAAAATCCGCGACACCCTGCGGCAGGGCTGGCCTTACATCCTCGTTTTCGCACTACTCATCGTTCTCATGACCGCCTACAGATGGGAGACGACCGCTCCCTTCTACTCCGTCGCCCTGCTGCTGGTTTTCAATCAGTTCAGCCGGCGCGACAGATTCACGTGGCGCGACTTCGTCGACATGATCGTCTCGGTGGGCCGGACTCTGTCCGAGATCGTGTCGATCCTGCTGGGCATCGGCATGATCGTCGGCGCGTTCCAGGCGACCGGCCTGACCGGACCGCTGGCGAACGAACTGGTGCATGCTGCGGGCAATTCCACGGCGATGCTGCTCCTCATGGGCGCCCTGACCTCCTTCATTTTCGGAATGGGGATGACGGTAACCGCCTGCTATATTTTCCTCGCAGTGGTGCTTGCTCCCGCGCTGGTACAGGCTGGCCTCAACGAACTCGCCGTCCACCTCTTCATTCTCTATTGGGGGATGGTCAGTTTCATCACACCGCCGGTCGCTCTCGGTGCGTTTTCCGCCGCAACATTGGCCGGGGCGAATCCGATGGCTGCGGCCTGGCAGGCGACGCAGCTTGGCGTGGTGATATACGTCATTCCGTTCTTCTTCGTCCTTAATCCGGCGCTGATCGGACAGGCGCCGATGCCCGAGGTCGTCACCAGTGTCCTCAGTGCGTTCCTCGGCGTCTGGCTCCTGGCGGCCGGGATGCAGGGCTATCTCGCTTTCGTAGGCAGCCTCGGTCGCGGCACCGTCTCCATCGCGATGCGGACTTTGCTCTCGCTGTCGGGCCTGCTGGTCGCCGCGCCCTTCGGTGGGCTGATGAATCTCGGGCCGGTAGAAATGTCACTCGCCGGTGCTGCCCTCGCCCTCATTCCCGCCACCTTCGCATGGCGACGCAGGCATCTGGTCGAGCCTGGCAAGAGAACAGCCGCCTGA
- a CDS encoding CaiB/BaiF CoA transferase family protein: MTKTRGMGPLAGLRVLDIATIIAGPMAATMMADFGAEVVKLELPGVGDGLRGFPPLKEGKSLWWKVTNRGKYFGTLDLRREEGKELFLRLVAQNDVLVENFRPGTLDRWGLDVDTLWKANPKLVILRLSGFGQDGPYREMSGLARIFEAMGGLTAISGDADRPPMHTGYPIGDPIGGLFGAFAIMAALWRVAQGDQQGEEIDLSLTEALLRIIEVLAIEYDQLGAVRERAGNRNAYSAPSDVYLTSDKRYVTVAGSTARTFANNARAIGRPDLIDDPRFCDNSARVANVEELDRVFGGWIASHTQEEAVAAFRATGGTLAPIYSIDQIFADPQFIARDAIAQVEDEDFGKVRMQGLVPRFRRNPGRIRWAAKGIAADNDYVYKDLLGLDDTEIEQLVAKGII, translated from the coding sequence ATGACGAAAACCCGGGGAATGGGGCCGCTCGCCGGTCTTCGCGTGCTGGACATAGCCACCATCATCGCGGGTCCGATGGCCGCCACGATGATGGCCGATTTCGGTGCGGAGGTAGTGAAGCTGGAACTTCCGGGTGTCGGCGACGGACTGCGCGGGTTCCCTCCTCTCAAGGAAGGCAAGTCGCTGTGGTGGAAGGTCACGAACCGCGGCAAATATTTCGGAACGCTCGACCTGCGCCGGGAGGAAGGCAAGGAGCTGTTCCTGCGGCTCGTCGCGCAGAACGACGTGCTGGTCGAGAATTTTCGTCCGGGCACGCTGGATCGTTGGGGGCTGGACGTCGATACGCTCTGGAAGGCGAACCCGAAGCTCGTGATCCTGCGTCTCAGCGGTTTCGGACAGGACGGGCCCTACCGCGAGATGTCGGGACTGGCACGCATCTTCGAGGCCATGGGCGGCCTGACCGCAATCTCCGGCGACGCCGACAGGCCGCCGATGCACACCGGTTATCCAATCGGCGATCCGATCGGAGGGCTCTTCGGAGCCTTCGCGATCATGGCCGCGCTCTGGCGCGTGGCGCAGGGCGACCAGCAGGGCGAGGAGATCGACCTCTCCCTGACCGAAGCGTTGCTCCGCATCATTGAGGTGCTGGCCATCGAATACGACCAGCTCGGCGCGGTCCGCGAACGCGCCGGCAACCGGAATGCGTATTCGGCACCGTCAGACGTCTATCTCACCTCCGACAAGCGTTACGTGACAGTAGCCGGCAGCACCGCGCGCACCTTCGCAAACAACGCGCGCGCGATCGGACGCCCGGACCTGATCGATGACCCGCGATTCTGCGACAACAGCGCGCGCGTGGCCAATGTGGAGGAACTGGATCGCGTTTTTGGCGGCTGGATTGCCTCCCACACCCAGGAGGAAGCTGTCGCCGCGTTCCGCGCAACGGGGGGAACACTCGCGCCGATCTATTCCATCGACCAGATCTTTGCCGATCCGCAGTTCATTGCGCGCGACGCGATCGCACAGGTTGAGGACGAAGATTTCGGAAAAGTACGAATGCAGGGCCTCGTGCCCCGGTTCCGCAGGAATCCGGGCCGGATTCGCTGGGCCGCCAAGGGCATCGCGGCGGACAACGATTATGTTTATAAAGACCTTCTGGGTCTCGATGATACGGAGATTGAGCAGTTGGTGGCAAAAGGGATCATATGA
- a CDS encoding MBL fold metallo-hydrolase: protein MTDVARNQVPAVYRRRIGEVLVTAICDGYVDAPFAALVGIDPPEAEALLKADFRPAPPRISVNCFLVQAGGRTAIIDTGSGDTMGPTLGKMPALLGHLGLTPGDIDTVLLTHMHPDHSNGLTGPGGERLFPDAEIVVDEADVRHWFDDGARAKADESKQARYFDEARRQIAPYQDRRKSTGKDVFPQVSAVPLGGHTPGHTGYLVESDGEALLIWGDICHVPDIQVRNPGVTMAFDSDPEAAIAARRRAFDMAAADRLLVAGMHLHFPGFAYVGREGDGYRLIPESWRFEG, encoded by the coding sequence ATGACGGACGTAGCGCGCAATCAGGTTCCGGCAGTCTATCGCCGCCGGATCGGAGAGGTGCTGGTGACAGCGATTTGCGACGGCTATGTCGACGCGCCCTTCGCCGCGCTGGTCGGGATCGATCCGCCGGAGGCCGAAGCTCTGCTGAAGGCGGATTTCCGCCCGGCGCCGCCGCGCATCTCCGTGAATTGTTTTCTGGTTCAGGCCGGCGGGCGTACAGCCATCATCGATACCGGCTCGGGCGACACGATGGGGCCGACCCTCGGCAAGATGCCGGCTCTGCTCGGCCACTTGGGACTGACGCCCGGCGACATCGATACCGTTCTGCTGACCCACATGCATCCGGATCATTCGAACGGGCTGACCGGGCCGGGCGGGGAGCGGCTGTTCCCGGACGCCGAGATCGTGGTTGACGAGGCTGACGTGAGGCACTGGTTCGACGACGGTGCCCGGGCGAAGGCCGACGAGAGCAAGCAGGCCCGCTATTTCGACGAGGCGCGGCGCCAGATCGCGCCCTATCAGGACCGGCGCAAATCGACCGGCAAGGACGTGTTCCCTCAGGTGAGTGCGGTTCCGCTCGGCGGACATACGCCGGGCCATACCGGATATCTGGTCGAGTCGGATGGCGAGGCGCTGCTGATCTGGGGCGATATCTGCCATGTGCCGGACATTCAGGTGCGCAATCCCGGAGTGACGATGGCCTTCGACAGCGACCCCGAGGCCGCGATCGCGGCGCGCCGGCGGGCCTTCGACATGGCCGCCGCCGACAGGCTGCTGGTTGCCGGCATGCATCTCCACTTTCCCGGTTTCGCCTATGTGGGCCGCGAGGGGGACGGGTACCGCCTCATCCCCGAATCCTGGCGGTTCGAGGGCTGA
- a CDS encoding MaoC family dehydratase has protein sequence MPDVSPKYISRADYEALVGQEIGLSHWITVTQERIDQFAACTGDHQYIHTDPERARHGPFGKTIAHGFLTLSMIAEMMQKLPRMEGVRTNVNYGLDKVRFISPVPVDSRLRGRFTLSGLTEVKPAVIETVFAVRVEIEGNEKPALIADWRARRCF, from the coding sequence ATGCCTGACGTCTCGCCGAAATACATCTCGCGCGCTGACTACGAGGCACTCGTCGGGCAGGAGATCGGTCTCTCGCACTGGATCACCGTTACGCAGGAGCGGATTGACCAGTTCGCCGCCTGCACCGGCGACCATCAGTATATCCACACCGATCCCGAGCGTGCCCGTCACGGGCCGTTCGGCAAGACGATTGCGCACGGTTTTCTCACCCTCTCCATGATCGCGGAGATGATGCAGAAGCTCCCGCGGATGGAGGGTGTCCGGACGAACGTGAACTACGGGCTCGACAAGGTGCGGTTCATCTCTCCGGTGCCGGTCGACAGCCGTCTGAGGGGGCGGTTCACACTTTCCGGCCTGACCGAGGTGAAGCCGGCCGTCATCGAGACCGTCTTCGCGGTGCGGGTGGAGATCGAGGGAAACGAGAAGCCCGCTCTCATTGCGGACTGGCGGGCACGCAGGTGTTTCTGA
- a CDS encoding IclR family transcriptional regulator produces the protein MPAGEQATDLVTELDTSISSTLMRGIEILQCFSADEQELSNAEIARRMGLKRPTVSRLCKTLLHLGYLRKTQTGAFRLAPRLLSLNYPVLATMPWRHNVSALMREMAEMCSGNASIGVMSGDSFIHVQTAGLPPSWPHVPDIGQSGPLHHSALGWSMLSMLPPTDYDAKIAEIRAIHGQDLEDSLPVMEAAVARCRTDGFCVSYGDWRPELVAAGAPIGRTEDGLFVAIACAVPRYRAVAEYFETDFGPRLAEAAASMRLSGVFRLPPPHA, from the coding sequence GTGCCGGCGGGCGAACAGGCAACGGATCTGGTCACCGAACTCGATACTTCCATTTCTTCGACGCTGATGCGCGGGATCGAGATCCTCCAGTGTTTCTCCGCGGACGAGCAGGAGCTGTCCAATGCGGAGATCGCGCGTCGTATGGGGTTGAAGCGGCCGACCGTTTCACGCCTGTGCAAGACGCTTCTCCATCTCGGCTACCTGCGCAAGACGCAGACGGGGGCGTTCCGCCTCGCGCCGCGACTGCTCTCCCTGAACTATCCCGTTCTGGCGACAATGCCGTGGCGCCATAATGTCAGTGCCCTGATGCGCGAAATGGCCGAGATGTGCTCGGGCAACGCCTCGATCGGTGTGATGTCGGGAGACTCCTTCATCCACGTTCAGACGGCGGGTCTTCCGCCCAGCTGGCCGCACGTTCCCGACATCGGCCAGTCCGGGCCGCTGCATCATTCCGCGCTCGGCTGGTCCATGCTCTCGATGCTGCCGCCCACGGACTATGATGCCAAGATCGCGGAGATCCGAGCGATCCACGGGCAGGATCTGGAGGACTCCCTTCCGGTGATGGAGGCCGCCGTGGCACGTTGCCGGACCGACGGCTTCTGCGTGTCATACGGGGATTGGCGACCGGAACTGGTCGCTGCCGGTGCGCCAATCGGCCGAACCGAAGACGGCCTCTTTGTTGCCATAGCTTGCGCCGTGCCGCGCTATCGCGCGGTGGCCGAATATTTCGAAACGGATTTTGGCCCCCGGCTGGCCGAGGCCGCTGCGTCCATGCGCCTGTCAGGTGTCTTTCGACTGCCTCCTCCTCACGCCTGA
- a CDS encoding TAXI family TRAP transporter solute-binding subunit, which produces MQKFIYVAAMCLVSFGVNAADFELPKQLAWTAYGTGSAGYNEAVAIGAALQDKAGINLRILPAGNDIARMEPLRQGKVPFSLSGIGVYLAQEGVLDFGRETWGPQKIRLLGTNSGGGVAMSVGVAREACDEVGKPDCKGFTYADIKGLRVASIKGAPALNTNTSAWLAYGGLTWSDVETVEFGSFGAAWKGIVDGTVDVAFSSTNSGRTYEAASSPRGLYWPPFDPSDEAAFKRLTDVAPYYIKSRGTVGANIDGTDGRDMAAFPYPILIALDTTDEDLAYNMTKAMFDLLPVYSGKAPGIEGWAIEFQQLEWVIPYHAGAIRYYKEAGVWTEEAKKHNDRLIARQNALAAAWGELKAAAPDDWDVAWAEKRREALKAGGFEVAF; this is translated from the coding sequence ATGCAAAAGTTCATCTATGTGGCTGCGATGTGCTTGGTTTCGTTCGGGGTCAACGCCGCCGATTTCGAACTGCCAAAACAGCTCGCCTGGACCGCCTATGGGACCGGATCCGCAGGGTACAACGAGGCCGTGGCCATCGGTGCGGCCCTCCAAGATAAGGCCGGGATCAACTTGCGGATTCTGCCTGCGGGCAACGACATCGCACGGATGGAACCGCTGCGGCAGGGCAAGGTCCCGTTCTCACTGAGCGGTATCGGGGTCTATCTTGCGCAGGAAGGCGTGTTGGACTTCGGGCGAGAGACCTGGGGGCCACAAAAGATCCGTCTGCTCGGCACCAATTCTGGCGGCGGTGTGGCCATGTCGGTCGGTGTCGCGCGCGAGGCTTGCGACGAGGTCGGCAAGCCGGACTGCAAGGGCTTCACCTATGCCGATATAAAGGGGCTCCGCGTCGCCTCCATTAAAGGCGCGCCCGCGCTCAACACGAACACCTCCGCGTGGCTGGCCTATGGCGGGCTAACGTGGAGCGACGTCGAGACGGTCGAATTCGGAAGTTTTGGCGCTGCATGGAAAGGCATAGTCGACGGCACCGTCGACGTTGCCTTCTCGTCCACCAACTCCGGCCGGACCTATGAAGCGGCGTCAAGCCCGCGCGGTCTTTACTGGCCCCCGTTCGATCCGTCCGACGAAGCTGCCTTTAAGCGGCTGACCGACGTCGCTCCTTACTACATCAAGTCACGCGGGACGGTTGGCGCGAACATTGACGGCACTGATGGCCGGGACATGGCTGCCTTCCCTTATCCGATCCTCATCGCACTCGACACCACCGACGAGGACCTCGCCTACAATATGACCAAGGCGATGTTCGATCTTCTGCCCGTCTATTCCGGCAAGGCCCCCGGCATCGAGGGCTGGGCGATAGAGTTTCAACAACTTGAATGGGTGATCCCTTACCACGCTGGCGCAATCCGCTACTACAAGGAGGCCGGGGTCTGGACCGAGGAGGCAAAGAAGCACAACGACAGGCTCATCGCCCGTCAGAATGCGCTGGCCGCCGCATGGGGCGAGCTCAAGGCCGCAGCACCTGACGATTGGGATGTGGCATGGGCGGAAAAGCGGCGAGAGGCTCTGAAGGCCGGTGGTTTTGAGGTCGCCTTCTGA
- a CDS encoding oxepin-CoA hydrolase, alternative type — protein MFSTKGSGVNNSSTRVVNERRGNILLLTLDGAETRNAIGPDVYPVLQAHIVNAEQDPEIGAIILTGANGYFSSGGNVNALKASGASTLAAATGNTDKLNALILSIAQSSKPIIAAVEGGAAGAGFSLCLACDMIVASEDARFTAAYVRVGLSPDGGATHFLTRALPRQLVNEICMLGRPVAALRLYAAGLINSCYPAGGAIDASLELASEIAAGPPNAMRKIKELICIAGSSDLPAQLAIEARAINLARFGDEAAEGLSAFVEKRKANFQR, from the coding sequence TTGTTTTCAACGAAAGGAAGCGGCGTGAACAACTCATCGACCAGGGTGGTGAACGAACGGCGGGGCAACATCCTGCTTCTGACCCTTGACGGCGCCGAGACCCGAAATGCCATCGGCCCCGATGTCTATCCCGTCCTGCAGGCCCACATCGTGAATGCCGAACAGGACCCCGAGATCGGCGCGATCATCCTGACCGGGGCGAATGGTTATTTTTCGTCTGGCGGCAACGTGAATGCACTGAAGGCCAGCGGAGCCTCCACCCTGGCCGCAGCGACCGGCAACACCGACAAGCTGAACGCCCTCATCCTTTCTATTGCTCAGAGTTCCAAACCCATCATCGCGGCCGTCGAGGGCGGAGCGGCAGGAGCGGGATTTTCGCTTTGCTTGGCTTGCGACATGATTGTCGCTAGCGAAGACGCCCGCTTCACCGCCGCCTATGTGCGGGTTGGCCTGAGCCCGGATGGTGGCGCAACGCATTTCCTCACGCGCGCTCTTCCGCGCCAACTCGTCAACGAAATCTGCATGCTGGGGAGGCCGGTGGCGGCCCTTCGCCTCTATGCTGCAGGTTTGATCAACAGCTGTTATCCGGCAGGAGGAGCAATAGATGCCTCCCTTGAGCTGGCGAGCGAGATAGCGGCAGGACCGCCGAACGCAATGAGGAAAATCAAGGAGCTTATTTGCATCGCCGGTTCAAGTGATCTGCCGGCCCAGCTTGCCATCGAAGCACGTGCGATCAATCTTGCCCGGTTTGGCGACGAAGCGGCCGAAGGTCTGTCAGCATTTGTCGAAAAAAGAAAAGCGAATTTTCAGCGCTAG
- the corA gene encoding magnesium/cobalt transporter CorA, protein MTRQRYRRRTPPGSAPGTLVADPEAARSSVSAIGYDATQFFERQDLTAEEVRTLKGGAELLWISVTGLADVGMVEELGAVFGLHGLALEDVINTHQRPKVEEYDDHVFIVLHTAVEASRVQTDQMSIFVGPGFVLTFQGQELNCLEPVRERLRKGRGRIRQYGADFLAYSLIDAAIDNYFPLVENLGERLEKLEDAVTIRPEPGQLPQVHRLRRELLDLRRTIWPHRDLVNALIRDDIPFFEDQTRIYLRDCYDHLVQLIDLIETDREIASDLGDFYHSSMSTRLNDIMKVLTLIATIFMPLGFIAGLYGMNFDRSVSPWNMPELGWVFGYPFALGLMALCAGVMLTYFFRKRWIGPPARWRRKKGNPDG, encoded by the coding sequence ATGACCCGCCAGCGGTACAGGCGCCGGACGCCTCCCGGATCGGCGCCGGGCACGCTCGTCGCCGATCCCGAGGCGGCACGCTCGAGTGTCAGTGCGATCGGGTATGACGCGACGCAGTTCTTCGAACGCCAGGATCTGACTGCAGAGGAGGTACGGACGCTCAAGGGCGGTGCGGAGCTTCTCTGGATCAGCGTCACCGGGCTCGCCGATGTGGGTATGGTCGAGGAACTCGGGGCGGTGTTCGGATTGCACGGTCTGGCGCTCGAGGATGTCATCAATACCCACCAGCGCCCGAAGGTCGAAGAGTATGACGATCATGTTTTCATCGTCTTGCATACCGCCGTCGAGGCGAGCCGGGTGCAAACGGACCAGATGTCCATTTTCGTCGGGCCCGGGTTTGTCCTGACCTTCCAGGGACAGGAGCTGAATTGTCTGGAACCGGTGCGCGAGCGCCTGCGCAAAGGGCGCGGGCGCATTCGTCAGTACGGTGCGGATTTCCTCGCCTATTCCCTGATCGACGCGGCGATCGACAATTACTTCCCGCTCGTTGAAAACCTTGGAGAGCGGCTGGAGAAGCTCGAGGACGCCGTCACCATTCGTCCCGAACCCGGTCAGTTGCCCCAGGTGCATCGCCTCCGGCGCGAGCTGCTCGACCTGAGGCGCACGATCTGGCCGCACCGCGACCTGGTCAATGCGCTGATTCGCGACGATATTCCGTTCTTCGAGGACCAAACCCGCATTTATCTGCGAGATTGTTACGATCATCTGGTCCAGTTGATAGATCTCATCGAAACCGACCGCGAAATCGCTTCCGATCTTGGAGACTTCTATCATTCCAGCATGAGCACGCGGTTGAACGACATCATGAAGGTGCTGACGCTGATCGCGACGATCTTCATGCCGCTCGGTTTCATCGCCGGTCTCTACGGGATGAATTTCGACCGTTCGGTTTCGCCTTGGAACATGCCGGAGCTCGGCTGGGTCTTCGGCTATCCCTTTGCCCTAGGATTGATGGCGCTCTGTGCGGGGGTCATGCTCACCTATTTCTTCCGCAAGCGCTGGATCGGCCCTCCGGCCAGGTGGCGGCGGAAGAAGGGGAACCCCGACGGGTAG